The following proteins are co-located in the Aurantiacibacter atlanticus genome:
- a CDS encoding IS3 family transposase (programmed frameshift), which translates to MKRTRFSEEQIIGVLKEAEAGAKTADLARRHGVSEATIYNWKSKYGGMEVSDARRLKELESENAKLKRLLADAMLDKAALKDLLGKKVLTPAAQREAVAHLQACHGMSERRACRVIDADRKSVRYRSTRDDDVDLREKLRELANQRRRFGYRRLHILLRREGIMINRKKTQRLYREEGLAVRRRRSRRRAVGTRAPAPVLALPNQRWSLDFVHDQMASGRRFRVLNVVDDVTRECLAAVPDTSISGRRVVRELTALIEQRGKPGMIVSDNGTELTSNAVLAWCGEVGVEWHYIAPGRPMQNGYVESFNGRMRDELLNETLFLSMAHARVEIAAWVEDYNRERPHSSLGYATPAAFAAELDKQWPASLRPTGSATQPIASTALMRKTTARL; encoded by the exons ATGAAGAGAACGAGGTTTTCAGAAGAGCAGATCATTGGCGTGCTGAAGGAAGCGGAGGCGGGAGCCAAGACCGCTGACCTTGCCCGTCGGCACGGTGTATCTGAAGCGACGATCTACAACTGGAAGTCGAAGTATGGCGGGATGGAAGTGTCCGATGCCCGGCGGCTGAAGGAGCTGGAGAGCGAGAACGCGAAGCTGAAGCGTTTGCTGGCCGATGCGATGCTGGACAAGGCGGCGTTGAAGGATCTTCTGG GCAAAAAAGTTTTGACGCCCGCCGCGCAGCGGGAAGCTGTTGCTCATCTCCAGGCGTGCCATGGGATGAGCGAGCGGCGGGCGTGCCGTGTCATCGATGCTGATCGCAAGAGCGTGCGTTACCGTTCCACCCGGGACGATGACGTCGATCTGCGTGAGAAGCTGCGCGAGCTGGCCAACCAGCGTCGCCGGTTCGGCTATCGCCGTCTGCATATCCTGCTGCGCCGGGAGGGGATCATGATCAACCGCAAGAAGACCCAGAGGCTCTACCGTGAGGAAGGCTTGGCGGTCAGGCGACGACGTAGCCGCAGGCGTGCTGTTGGCACAAGGGCACCTGCTCCGGTTCTGGCGCTGCCGAACCAGCGCTGGAGCCTGGACTTTGTTCACGACCAGATGGCTTCGGGAAGACGGTTCCGGGTGCTCAACGTGGTCGATGACGTGACCCGGGAGTGCCTGGCAGCGGTGCCGGACACCTCGATCTCTGGTCGCCGTGTCGTTCGCGAGCTGACCGCACTGATCGAACAGCGCGGCAAGCCAGGCATGATCGTCAGCGACAATGGCACCGAGCTCACCAGCAACGCTGTGCTGGCATGGTGCGGCGAGGTCGGCGTGGAGTGGCATTACATCGCGCCCGGAAGGCCGATGCAGAATGGCTATGTCGAGAGCTTCAATGGCCGGATGCGGGACGAACTGCTCAACGAGACGCTGTTCTTGAGTATGGCCCATGCCCGTGTCGAGATCGCGGCCTGGGTCGAAGACTACAATCGGGAGCGACCACACTCGTCTCTCGGTTACGCAACACCGGCGGCGTTCGCCGCTGAACTGGATAAGCAATGGCCTGCTTCGCTACGCCCTACGGGCTCCGCTACGCAGCCCATTGCTTCAACCGCGCTGATGCGCAAAACAACCGCCCGGCTCTAA
- a CDS encoding S1 family peptidase, which yields MPQDLMSFVQIKKGSVPSQMQATGMQSGDGVYGGWSFSDSTADASRYVCSFAFNAKDNLNRPIILTAAHCANNPRIYYQRSGVPHWVSLTFEKEWIGPGTKYDYQFHRTDGLNNGAWVWFDNGPGKIDFKGFRPSDDHTLDSSKNIIASQSAEGYYAVKGTWGYYDQKVGQVLCKSGRSTGLTCGQITHGYYTFNGIKGWIETGLSSAFIYAVSGDSGGAVFTEPTTAGGIKAAGIVTAATIHDPTRNAKGEVNFSGDERPCLPFMEGNSSYPDVGPDCKMIHMPIDYVDDQQLITIVTQ from the coding sequence TTGCCGCAAGATTTGATGAGCTTTGTCCAAATCAAGAAGGGCTCTGTTCCGAGCCAGATGCAGGCAACAGGTATGCAATCTGGAGACGGAGTATACGGTGGTTGGTCATTCTCAGACTCGACTGCGGATGCTTCGCGATACGTCTGCTCGTTCGCTTTCAACGCAAAAGACAACCTAAATCGTCCAATCATACTCACAGCCGCACACTGCGCTAACAATCCGAGGATATATTATCAGCGCTCTGGCGTCCCGCATTGGGTGTCTCTCACGTTCGAAAAAGAATGGATAGGGCCAGGCACGAAATACGATTACCAATTTCATCGGACCGATGGTTTAAATAACGGCGCTTGGGTGTGGTTTGATAATGGTCCTGGCAAAATTGATTTTAAAGGCTTTAGGCCGAGCGACGATCATACTCTCGACTCTAGCAAGAACATTATCGCATCTCAATCTGCTGAAGGTTATTACGCAGTGAAAGGGACGTGGGGATATTATGACCAGAAAGTTGGACAGGTCTTGTGCAAATCCGGGCGCTCGACTGGTCTAACATGCGGCCAGATTACGCACGGCTACTACACGTTCAACGGCATAAAAGGTTGGATCGAAACCGGCTTGTCGAGTGCATTCATCTACGCAGTATCAGGTGATAGCGGAGGCGCCGTATTCACCGAGCCGACCACTGCCGGAGGCATCAAAGCTGCAGGTATCGTCACTGCTGCAACAATCCACGATCCGACCCGGAACGCTAAAGGTGAGGTGAATTTTAGCGGCGATGAGCGTCCGTGCCTGCCGTTTATGGAAGGGAATTCTTCATATCCCGATGTCGGTCCGGATTGCAAAATGATCCATATGCCCATCGATTATGTCGATGATCAACAGCTCATTACGATTGTCACACAATGA
- a CDS encoding transposase: MRYGSDHIRSTIALRGGTPVIPAKANRKEPIPHDTVTYALRNRIERCFAKLKCSRRLATRYDKTSASYLGFIHIAAARL, encoded by the coding sequence GTGCGCTATGGCAGCGACCATATCCGAAGCACCATTGCGCTACGTGGCGGAACGCCGGTGATCCCGGCCAAGGCCAACCGCAAAGAGCCAATACCCCACGACACCGTCACCTACGCGTTGCGAAACCGCATCGAACGGTGCTTCGCGAAGCTCAAATGCTCACGCCGTCTCGCAACCCGATACGACAAAACATCAGCAAGCTACCTCGGCTTCATACATATCGCCGCCGCTCGCCTCTAG
- a CDS encoding IS5 family transposase, translating into MGRGDLSDAEWELIGPLLPPERGRWARPTGDNRLFLNGMLHVLRVGCPWRDMHERYGKWNSVYVRFPALGRTRRVGCPASNAGRSGADRRLAAHDRQHQRSRPRLGSGRKRGACANALGRSRGGFTSKIHARCDNQGLPLGFILTGGEASDYTAAEPLMEIPVAAPKALLADKGYDGDRFRESLLIRGILPIIPPRSNRKVPEHPDYRRYRDRNRVERMFGKLKQQRRIATRYDKTVLSFESFLNLAATRLWLKSFVNTA; encoded by the coding sequence ATGGGTCGCGGAGACTTGTCGGATGCGGAGTGGGAACTGATCGGGCCGCTGCTGCCGCCTGAGCGGGGACGCTGGGCGCGACCGACGGGCGATAACCGACTCTTCCTCAACGGCATGCTCCACGTATTGAGGGTAGGCTGCCCCTGGCGCGACATGCACGAGCGCTACGGCAAGTGGAACTCGGTCTATGTCCGGTTCCCGGCGCTGGGCCGAACAAGGCGTGTGGGATGCCCTGCTTCAAACGCTGGTCGATCTGGGGCTGACCGACGACTGGCAGCACATGATCGACAGCACCAGCGTTCGCGGCCACGTCTCGGCAGCGGGCGGAAAAGGGGGGCTTGTGCGAACGCTCTTGGTCGATCACGCGGCGGCTTTACGAGCAAAATCCATGCCCGCTGCGACAATCAGGGACTGCCTCTCGGCTTCATCCTGACTGGTGGTGAGGCCTCCGATTACACCGCTGCTGAGCCGCTGATGGAGATCCCGGTCGCCGCACCCAAGGCGCTGCTGGCAGACAAGGGATATGATGGCGACCGCTTCCGCGAGAGCCTGCTGATCCGGGGCATACTGCCGATCATCCCGCCCCGCTCGAACCGCAAGGTGCCCGAGCATCCCGACTATCGTCGCTACCGGGACCGCAACCGCGTCGAGCGCATGTTCGGTAAGCTCAAGCAACAGCGCCGTATCGCCACCCGCTACGACAAGACCGTCCTGTCCTTCGAGAGCTTCCTAAACCTCGCCGCCACTCGCCTATGGCTGAAGTCTTTTGTCAACACGGCCTAG
- a CDS encoding IS1380 family transposase, translating to MNNDIASAFGFPAVGRKKVTAAFDGGRLTSDGGVLLLAQAERAMGICQQLAACISDPRDPGRVVHHLDDILRARIFAISCGYEDADDLDVLRDDPGFRLALGKLPGSGVGLASQPTMSRWENAPTTRELARMMAAMIDIYCASYPAAPAAVTLDIDDTCDVVHGYQQLSFWNGHHGERCFLPIHVYDTATGRPVAMLLRAGKTPSGAEAAGHIRRLVRHLRRHWPDTHITIRGDGHYGRPEVMTLCEATGVDYVFGLPTNAVLRADPEIVTVADACAVRRAQRQCPVLRNYAETRYGAKSWKCQRRVVARIEASTLGMDIRYVVTSLTEGSAEHIYDTLYCARGQAENLIKRHKSQLASDRTSCRSAGANQMRLILHTAAYWLLWRIQQEIPRATALATAEFATLRLRLLKVAARVIETATRIRVAFASACPDAGVFKAITTSLRPAPT from the coding sequence ATGAACAACGATATCGCAAGCGCATTTGGATTCCCAGCAGTCGGCCGCAAGAAAGTCACAGCCGCTTTCGACGGCGGCCGGCTTACCTCGGATGGCGGCGTGTTGCTGCTGGCACAGGCCGAACGAGCGATGGGGATCTGCCAGCAGCTTGCAGCCTGCATTTCCGATCCGCGTGACCCGGGCAGAGTGGTGCATCACCTCGACGATATCCTGCGCGCCCGCATCTTTGCGATCAGCTGTGGCTATGAGGACGCCGATGATCTCGACGTTCTGCGCGACGATCCGGGCTTCCGCCTGGCGCTGGGCAAGCTGCCGGGATCGGGCGTGGGGCTTGCGAGCCAACCGACCATGAGCCGGTGGGAAAATGCGCCGACTACGCGCGAGTTGGCCAGGATGATGGCCGCGATGATCGACATCTACTGCGCCAGCTATCCCGCCGCGCCGGCGGCGGTGACGCTGGATATCGATGACACCTGTGATGTCGTGCACGGCTATCAGCAACTCTCGTTCTGGAACGGTCATCACGGGGAGCGCTGCTTCCTGCCGATTCATGTCTACGACACCGCCACCGGTCGGCCGGTGGCAATGCTGCTGCGCGCCGGCAAGACACCGTCGGGCGCCGAGGCTGCCGGACACATTCGGCGCCTGGTGCGCCATCTTCGGCGGCACTGGCCCGATACCCACATCACCATCCGCGGCGACGGGCACTATGGGCGGCCCGAGGTCATGACGTTGTGCGAGGCGACCGGCGTCGATTACGTATTTGGTCTGCCGACCAACGCCGTGCTGCGTGCCGATCCCGAAATCGTCACCGTCGCCGATGCTTGTGCCGTCAGGCGGGCTCAACGCCAATGCCCGGTCCTGCGCAACTATGCCGAGACCCGCTACGGCGCCAAAAGCTGGAAATGCCAGCGCCGCGTCGTCGCCCGGATTGAGGCCAGCACGCTGGGCATGGACATCCGCTATGTCGTCACCTCGCTGACCGAAGGCTCGGCCGAGCACATCTACGACACGCTGTACTGCGCCCGCGGTCAGGCCGAGAACCTGATCAAGCGCCACAAGAGCCAGCTCGCCAGCGATCGCACCTCGTGCCGCTCGGCGGGCGCCAACCAGATGCGCCTCATCCTGCACACCGCCGCATACTGGCTCCTGTGGCGAATCCAGCAGGAAATCCCAAGAGCCACCGCACTCGCCACCGCCGAGTTCGCCACGCTGCGCCTGCGCCTGCTCAAGGTCGCTGCCCGCGTCATCGAAACCGCCACGCGTATCCGCGTCGCCTTCGCTTCGGCTTGCCCGGATGCCGGTGTGTTCAAGGCCATCACCACCAGTCTGCGACCAGCGCCCACATAG
- a CDS encoding META domain-containing protein: MEDIEGRWRVVSVDGISLPELAGSGQAPYLSIGPRSVGGSLGCNSFGALALYTDGRFAIHSWSGTAMYCEGIAEQERAISELFFAQPAVEQKGSQVVVRSAEHQVVLSDRQADTLETAVPASQALIGTRWRISFIDQSEKSTSPEDRYLTFTDVSWQGLASCATLFGAYLTNQGRLIVEDEIASTEQLCPEEYAALDDAFADLMRSNPRYLVGPNGELIIAGHGHVLTGGAAQ; this comes from the coding sequence TTGGAAGACATCGAGGGTCGTTGGCGGGTCGTAAGCGTCGATGGAATAAGTTTGCCGGAACTGGCCGGCAGCGGCCAAGCTCCCTATCTTTCGATTGGACCCCGAAGTGTGGGCGGATCGCTCGGTTGCAACAGTTTCGGAGCACTCGCACTCTATACAGATGGGCGTTTTGCAATCCACAGCTGGAGCGGCACAGCGATGTATTGCGAAGGTATTGCTGAGCAGGAAAGGGCTATTTCCGAATTGTTTTTCGCGCAACCGGCGGTGGAGCAGAAGGGAAGCCAAGTGGTAGTCCGATCCGCAGAACATCAGGTGGTATTGTCAGACAGACAGGCTGACACTCTTGAGACTGCCGTCCCGGCGTCGCAGGCGCTCATCGGGACGAGATGGCGCATCTCATTCATCGACCAGAGCGAGAAAAGCACCAGTCCCGAAGACAGGTATCTGACCTTCACAGACGTGAGCTGGCAGGGACTAGCATCCTGTGCCACCCTGTTCGGCGCATATCTAACCAACCAAGGCCGTCTTATTGTTGAAGACGAGATCGCCAGCACCGAGCAGCTTTGCCCTGAAGAATATGCCGCACTGGATGATGCATTTGCTGACCTCATGCGATCTAACCCGCGCTATCTGGTGGGCCCCAATGGCGAACTCATCATTGCTGGGCACGGGCATGTGCTGACCGGAGGCGCGGCGCAATGA
- a CDS encoding serpin family protein, with translation MMRKVALICVFAASTPLASCATLPTDGATSTGEASAIPYVITAGQARIAARLYPKLAASAEPNDNLFISPLSLSEGIGLALPGARGETETELRGLLGWDAATRLGTSVRDYNRFLTDTGDKKVALSVANAMWLSDELDFQPEYLRAASEGFGATAQAVDFGGDPHGSADTINGWVSEQTRERITKIVEASGFNDLTAAVLTNAVWFKADWTVPFEDGTTGEFTRGDGSKVPIYMMERLGSMQYRETGDGQSVALPYGDGRFVMEVFLPKDISTLRRWESDIDRLAFCSGFQGCEADFDLQSGERQNILLRLPRFEARFDASVRDALIAAGIPCAFMESCADFSGMADAPLAIDDVAHATFLRVDEKGTEAAAVTAVKIVVTGSRMIPDVPQMIVDRPFLLTIRDRFSGALIFFGRIADPTPVEQSQ, from the coding sequence ATGATGCGCAAGGTAGCTTTGATCTGCGTTTTCGCAGCTTCCACACCGCTTGCAAGCTGCGCGACTCTGCCGACCGATGGTGCCACATCGACCGGCGAAGCCAGCGCAATCCCGTATGTGATCACCGCCGGGCAGGCCAGGATTGCCGCGCGGCTATATCCAAAGCTGGCGGCAAGCGCTGAGCCCAACGACAATCTGTTCATCTCGCCCTTGTCTTTGAGTGAGGGGATCGGCCTAGCTCTGCCGGGTGCGCGCGGAGAAACCGAGACAGAGCTGCGCGGCTTGCTTGGCTGGGATGCAGCGACCCGCCTCGGAACCTCGGTGCGCGATTACAATCGCTTCCTTACCGACACTGGCGACAAGAAGGTCGCACTTTCGGTTGCGAACGCGATGTGGCTGTCCGACGAACTGGACTTTCAGCCTGAATATCTGCGCGCGGCAAGTGAAGGGTTTGGGGCAACCGCTCAGGCTGTCGATTTCGGGGGCGATCCGCATGGTTCGGCGGACACCATCAATGGCTGGGTGAGCGAGCAGACGCGCGAGCGGATCACGAAAATTGTCGAAGCAAGCGGCTTCAACGACTTGACCGCCGCCGTGTTGACCAATGCGGTATGGTTCAAGGCCGACTGGACCGTGCCATTCGAAGATGGGACGACCGGCGAGTTCACCCGCGGAGACGGCTCTAAGGTGCCCATCTACATGATGGAACGTCTCGGATCGATGCAATATCGCGAGACCGGCGACGGGCAGTCGGTCGCACTGCCCTATGGGGACGGGCGCTTCGTTATGGAAGTGTTTCTCCCCAAGGATATAAGCACGCTTCGCCGCTGGGAGAGCGATATTGATCGCCTCGCGTTTTGCAGCGGCTTTCAGGGCTGCGAAGCCGATTTCGATCTCCAGTCAGGTGAGCGTCAGAACATTCTCCTGCGATTGCCCCGGTTCGAGGCGCGTTTTGATGCCAGCGTAAGGGATGCCTTGATCGCGGCAGGAATTCCGTGCGCGTTCATGGAATCCTGCGCCGACTTTAGCGGCATGGCGGACGCGCCGCTTGCGATTGACGATGTGGCGCACGCAACGTTCCTGCGCGTTGACGAGAAGGGCACCGAGGCGGCGGCTGTGACAGCAGTGAAGATCGTTGTGACGGGATCACGCATGATACCCGACGTGCCACAAATGATCGTGGATCGGCCGTTTCTTCTGACAATTCGCGACCGATTCAGCGGCGCTCTGATTTTCTTTGGCCGGATTGCCGATCCGACCCCCGTGGAGCAATCGCAATGA
- a CDS encoding helix-turn-helix transcriptional regulator yields the protein MGEEIEKEATDTRRVTRLIRLPEVQHRVGLGRSTIYRWMAEGKFPKPIQLGGYSVAWAENDIDEWIAGIME from the coding sequence GTGGGTGAAGAGATTGAAAAGGAAGCGACCGATACACGCCGGGTCACCCGGCTTATTCGCCTTCCGGAGGTGCAGCACCGCGTCGGGCTAGGCCGTTCGACGATCTATCGCTGGATGGCCGAAGGGAAGTTTCCGAAGCCGATACAACTTGGGGGCTACTCCGTAGCCTGGGCTGAGAATGATATCGATGAATGGATTGCAGGTATAATGGAGTGA